The Acipenser ruthenus chromosome 26, fAciRut3.2 maternal haplotype, whole genome shotgun sequence genomic sequence CGGCCGAGCCGAAACACGAATCTACAGTACTCTGAAGCTTCGTGCTGCCCTCTCCCGGTCCAAACCGAATTTTAGCTGCACGGTACCCAGTTCTACACAGCGGTCTTGCCTGGATTCTTCTCCCGCACTCACGGTAATAACAGCAGCTCAAGCACCGACCCTACACTCCCTGCGACCCGGAGCTTGCCTCAGTTCCAACAGGGAGACAACGGGAACACCTGGCTGTCACAATTGTGAAATAtttataatactaaaaataaaacactgccaTCTAACGTTGAGGACGACTTAATTTTAATACAAACGATTTTGACTTCTAATTTTGACTTCCACAGGTATGGAGGTAGCTTGCATGTTGATATTGTGGGTGGGTGGTATACTCCAATAATTATTTCCTTCAAAAATAATGAATATAGAATTATTAATTCAAGTGATGGGATGGATTTTATTTGGCAGTTTTATAGCTGGTTTGACATATTCTACCATTTAATTCCTTTGTCAGTGCTATTAGTAGTAAGTATGAATCATTAGCATTAATTATGACATTCCAAATGTAATGTTTAGATTTTAACTGTATATACATCTATATAATTTACTTAAATCTTGTTTGcgacttttttttctgaagaaaaaaaaaaagactacttaCAAGCCCAGAATTAAACGTccgtgtttatttgtgttttgggtTTGGGGAATGTGTTCTGGAAAAACGACAGTTTGGTGTAGAGAGCTGAGACTAGCTGACATATCTTCACAGTGGTttctgcacagagctgcagtttgtttgtttttttatctctGGATAAATCAGATGACTGGATTCATACTGTTAACCATGCACATTAACTATGTGTCAGCTTCCAATGTCTAAGAGTATTAACAAAATACCAAAGAATGAGCTGTATAATGTAAAGCTGCACAGCATTGCAGTTTGAGACTCTGCAGCTCAAAGAGCAGCTCTCCGATTCTTCTACTGGCACTCTGGGATAGTGCTTATCTCTGTCTCAGTGCAGTCTGTTCAGACTCAGGGTTTGGCTTGGCAAGAGCCTATTGCACCACAATCAACATTCACAATATTGCATATTGAGTGGGAAAatgacataataaaataaaaacaaagaaaaggagGCTCTTAACTTTATTCCAGTTTAAAACAGGACACATTGAGAACCCCTTTATTGAACACTGTTTCCTAAAGCACCATCCCACACATGTCAATTTCATTGGTAATTCAGAAGCAAAAGAGTAAAGGAGTAAGTTTGCTCATTATTTAGGTTTTAGGATTGCCTTGGTTTTGGAGTTGtcttacaatacaatacaaaataaatatttaacttgtTCCATTACTTGTTACAAAGCATAGCACACTATTCAACCACTAGGTGGCACTGATGTAGAAAAAAATCCCCTTAGAATTAAAAGAATCTGTCTTAAAGGGGAATTGATATAACCATggttttttatttacttttttatttttttatttttttatcagagCTCTACATTCCACAGTTCTATAGTTAATCTCAAGCTTTGAATTAATTGCTCACTTGCTAGTCCTTGTCAGTTTGCATGTGAAGGGTTAGCCAGTCTCCCAGCTGATCTGTGCCCCTACAAAGTCGCAGCaaaatcacaaaaaatatatatatgacctTGATTTGTTGATTAAATGTCTTGTTAGGAAGCATGTGAAACAAGACATTTTAATCgctttttgtattaaaatatctTTAACATGAGCATTGTGCAGCCAGCATCATTTAGTAGCTGCTTTGATCGTGTGAATGGCATAGGGGCTCGAGTCCTTGTGCAGCCAGATTTCATTGTCCCCTGGCTCCTTGACCTCGGCTCTGTCCACCAGCTCGGCCGTCACCTCCGGGCTGAAGATGTTTTCAGAGACGCGGTAGGAGCGAGTCAGGCGGCGGAAGGAGGAATCAGAGGAGGTGTCGTCATCGTAGTCCTCGATCTCCTCCCGACTGGGGTCCTCCCCTGGCAGGTCTACCTTCAACTCCTCCTCCAGCTCCGAGCACAGGCCCTTGATGTCTCGAACCAGCGTGGCCTTCAGCCCAAACAGGCAGGACAGGAGGACCAGGCCGGCGCAGATTCCAGAGACGAAGTACAGAGCGACTTTCTCGGGCCACcctgaagagagagagacaacGTCATGTGAGCCTGCGTCCCACCTGGGTCAAATCAGAATTCCAGCCCCCTCCCCAAGTCCAGAAGGAGCCCCCTCCAGCCTGTACACAGCAAACAGACACGTACCCCGGATTTGAGCAAAGATTTCCAAAGAGCTGGTAAAAATCACCAACTTGTCCTGAAGCCTGGACACTCCTGGGCCAGTATACCAGCCTCCTGCAGGCGAAGAGGGACTAGGCTTAAGGCTTCTTGAGAACCAGGGATATTTAAAGCACTGTATTCAATACAAACTCCCACATTTCACCTTGGGTTCCTTGAGATTCTAATTAAAAATCGACTGTGATTACAAAAATGGATCTAGATTGGGTTTAAAACTGCTGGATTACATTAAAATGCTCTAAATTTACAGTCAGAGCTGATTTTGTGTTTATCTTTTTGTGACACTGGTGTTGGTCTCAAAACACAGTGCATGAATGAAGGTGAAGTGAATGAGGTGGAGATTAGTTTTCAATGGGTGAAGGCTAAAAGGTTTTACCGTGTGTGTAGTCCGAGAGTGAAAAGGGGTCTGGAGATCCCCTCCCCAGCTCTTCCAGAAGGTTTCTAGGGACTGAAAGAGAAGTCCCATTAACAAGACCCCAACAGCAAAGAATCattaaaaaacatacagtatttcagAGCTGTGATATACCATGTAACAGTTTAGAAAACTGTTGCAAAGAATAATGATACGATGCTACACTATAGAAGTATATAAATAATGGCACACATAGGGAAtgtgctagattctcaaagctatgtaCTCCAACCAACTTGATGAATCCTCACAAGCCCTCCAATTTTATACCTGAGTTGCTTGATTTTTGGTTGAATTTTTCTTTTCTGCTAATTttgagtaaagagctttgagaatcaagCTCAATATTCACTCCGTTTTCTGGCATGACATATTTGCTCTATCCACAACAACAAAATCTAAAAGGGAACCTGGGCATGGTGCTGAGTCTCACTCACCGCACGTGTACGACACCCTCAGGTGCTTCCTCACCCCCGGGAAGCAGGGGTCCCCGAAAGTGTGCATGTCAGCAGAGACCGAGCAGTTGGGTTTGCTGTGACACCTCCGAGAGACCTTCTTTAGGGCCGAGGGGGCCAGGCACTCTGCAGCACACACAAACAACATtcatccaccagagggagctccTGTCAGCACATGCAGTGAGAGCGGAACTGcacagaaataaaggagatactgacagagctccatgcctTGAGCCAATCCTGGACAACAGCTGCATGGTGGGATAGGCATTCAGCACTGTGGGGTGGGTTTGATCATTAACAATGCTCAGGTACCTACAGGACTTCCAAAATGGGATGGTGGGAGGAGGTCCGAATAAAGTGGTTAGTGAGTGTATATCATTCAAGCACCAGTGGTTTGGACTGAAAGGAGGGTCCTGTGGACCAGCTTACTGTACTGGAGTTCCACAAGCATC encodes the following:
- the LOC117963324 gene encoding protein eva-1 homolog C-like isoform X2; amino-acid sequence: MRGVQSLGGSTFVLSLSLTLLCFSSRLLAAPDFSGYLQKILKNHTVHACDGERLTVTCPYKTSITVLSAFYGRRVPSENLCPTVMSTSEERTDCQSSIAITKVFAECQDQRTCQLPVNSRVFGLDPCPSTSKYLIVSFKCRPENHSSKVVCENEKLRLVCKNQTVLAIYSATFGHLHHGNPECPQGNSTGPDIECLAPSALKKVSRRCHSKPNCSVSADMHTFGDPCFPGVRKHLRVSYTCVPRNLLEELGRGSPDPFSLSDYTHGWPEKVALYFVSGICAGLVLLSCLFGLKATLVRDIKGLCSELEEELKVDLPGEDPSREEIEDYDDDTSSDSSFRRLTRSYRVSENIFSPEVTAELVDRAEVKEPGDNEIWLHKDSSPYAIHTIKAATK
- the LOC117963324 gene encoding protein eva-1 homolog C-like isoform X1, which encodes MRGVQSLGGSTFVLSLSLTLLCFSSRLLAAPDFSGYLQKILKNHTVHACDGERLTVTCPYKTSITVLSAFYGRRVPSENLCPTVMSTSEERTDCQSSIAITKVFAECQDQRTCQLPVNSRVFGLDPCPSTSKYLIVSFKCRPENHSSKVVCENEKLRLVCKNQTVLAIYSATFGHLHHGNPECPQGNSTGPDIECLAPSALKKVSRRCHSKPNCSVSADMHTFGDPCFPGVRKHLRVSYTCVPRNLLEELGRGSPDPFSLSDYTHGGWYTGPGVSRLQDKLVIFTSSLEIFAQIRGWPEKVALYFVSGICAGLVLLSCLFGLKATLVRDIKGLCSELEEELKVDLPGEDPSREEIEDYDDDTSSDSSFRRLTRSYRVSENIFSPEVTAELVDRAEVKEPGDNEIWLHKDSSPYAIHTIKAATK